Genomic window (Drosophila sulfurigaster albostrigata strain 15112-1811.04 chromosome 2R, ASM2355843v2, whole genome shotgun sequence):
CTGCTCTCTGGCACCAAAACCTGTTCGCTGATTTGGTGCGTGGCGCTTCTGCATCCACACTGGATGCTCCTCATGCTGCGGCTATTGCCGCCGTTGAGGCCGCCAACAAGGCCAAGGCTGCCGCTATTGTGGTGATCACCACCAGCGGCAAGTCAGCCTTCCTGGTGAGCAAGTATCGTCCACGTTGCCCCATTATTGCCGTCACCCGTTTTGCCCAGACAGCTCGTCAGGCCCATCTGTACCGTGGTCTGGTGCCACTTATCTACAAGGGTATGTTTGCtgatttgttgctttttgaatGCATCTATAATGtagttttcaattattgtAGAACCTGCCCAAGGTGATTGGCTAAAGGATGTCGATGTGCGTGTGCAGTTCGGTCTGCAGGTCGGCAAGAAGAACGGCTTTATCAAGACCGGAGATTCTGTGGTCATTGTTACGGGCTGGAAGCAGGGCTCCGGCTTTACCAACACCATTCGTATTGTGTAAGTAGACTGATTTTCTAGTAATCGACAAAAGCACTATACATTTACTCCTTCCTTTACAGTACCGTCGAATAAATCTGGACGTTGTTGCCAGAAATGAGTGGATGCAACACTGTTGCAGCGTTTTAAGCGCTGAGTGCTAGCGTCACTACTGTTATTAACCAagttaatttattacaaatattggAAACCaagagaaaaagcaaaacacgGAATATCGGAATACTAAATCGAAATTGGACACATTTACCCGCTGCTGAAGCGCCACAGATCGGCTCCCAAGTGTTGAGCCGTTCACACACAACAAACTCAGATATAATTTATGATTGTTAAATATAATGTTCTTCATAGTAACAAAGAGTAATAAACActatctatatatgtacaatatgTAACTGGGATTGTGTTTTCGTAAACAAGTTGCCAATGAAAGTTAATACTCAgaataatactttaaaatttgctTTCAGTTTAAAATCGTCGATAGATCATAAAAATTCTTGTTTCTTCATTTTCGTGTAAGTTTGTCAAAATTTCGCTTTTTATTACATTCATTGCGCGGTCCGCAACACGCGGATCTTCGCCTCTGCATTCGGTGACGCCATGGACACATCAAGAGTGCCACAGTTACTCGAACGATGCCAAGACGACAAATGTAATCAACGAATCCAATCCTACTCTCATaagtatttgttaattttttcttaACAGAAGGCTATGGTTAAACTCGATTGCGGACCTTTTACATCGCATATGGACTACAAATCCCGATTGCAGTTCAACGCGCCTAGCCTAGCTTATCCTCTGAGTGGAATAGTTTGTACTCTCGGCCCAGCTTCCAATGAATTCGAAGTAATAATAAAGCTAATCCAAGCCGGCATGCGCGTGATCCGTATGAATTTCTCGCACGGATCGCACGAGTACCATTGTCGGGTTATAAAGGTGGCTCAGCAAGCCATCGAATGCTATGCCAAGCATATCGGAGTCTACAAGCCGGTGGCCATTGCATTGGATACTAGAGGACCCGAAATACGTACGGGGCAAGTATCGGGTAACGATGCCACCTTAATCAATCTGACGCAGGGCGAAAGCATTAAACTGTCAACGAAGAAAGATTTAGAAAACAAATGTACAAAGGATATTTTATACGTTGATTACGATAATCTGCCAAAAATTGTAAAGCCCTGCGATATAGTGTATGTCGACGACGGACTTATAGGATTGCGTGTTAAGGAGGTATCTGGAGTTGAAGTGCTCTGTGAGATACTAAATAGCGCAAAGCTCGGCTCCCACAAAGGCGTCAATCTTCCTGGTCTGCCAATTGATTTGCCTAGTGTTAGTGAAAAAGATAAGAGCGATCTGCTATTTGGCGTAGAACATAATGTCGACCTGGTATTTGCTTCGTTCATACGATGTAAGAACGACCTCAAAGACATACGCGATGTAATGGGTACCAAGGGGAAGCACATAAAGATCATATCAAAAATTGAGAATCAGCAAGGCATGCAAAATATTGACGAGATCATTGCAGCATCAGATGGAATTATGGTGGCTCGAGGGGACCTAGGTATCGAGATTCCCACCGAGGATGTTTTGCTTGCCCAAAAGTCGATAATAGCCAAATGCAACAAAGCAGGAAAGCCTGTAATTTGTGCCACTCAGATGTTGGAGTCCATGGTGAGCAAGCCGCGTCCAACGCGTGCTGAAGCCTCTGATGTTGGCAACGCCATTTTTGATGGAGCTGACTGCGTAATGCTATCGGGTGAAACAGCAAAGGGAAAGTATCCCGTAGAGTGCGTCAAGTGCATGGCAAATATCTGTGCGAAGATCGAATCCGTGTTGTGGTACGaacatattcaaaatgagGTGAGAAGTGTTATTAAAAACTCTGGCCTAGATGGACTCACATCCATCACGTCCGGCATTGCTGAGATAGCATCTTTAGGTCAGGCTAAAGCTATAATTGTTGTCAGTTACTGCCCTGTAGTGGCACAATTGCTGAGTCAATATCGGCCCCGCTGCGCTATTATTATGCTCACGCAGTGCCCGAGGGTGGCACGGCAGGCTGTGATATTCCGAGGCATTTTTCCGATCGTCATCGAAGAAATGGTGAATGGGTGTAACGACTTTGGCAGCATTTTGTCATCCGGCATCAAGCAAATGGTAATGATGCAACTTGTTGACGTAGACAAGGATGTAAAACTAATGACCGTCGATGCTTTGCAAGCGAAAAAGATATCTTTCCGTCTTTTGACCGTCAAACATAAGTCTACCCAAGCCAAATGCCAGGAAACTATTCAGGCTCAAACTAAAGGCATAAAGGATCGCTcaatgaaaagtgaaataattaaaaagtgtaaaaaGCAGACAGATAAAAGCAAATCCCCTGAACAGATTGAAAAGTGTAAAAAACTGGCTGAAAGAAGGAAACACCGAGAGCAGGCCAAAAAGGAACgggaagagaaaaaaaacgcGGAGGCTAGAGACAGaatttgtaaaaaattattaagcCAAGCCAAAAAGCACAAAGATGACGACAAATAAATGTTccaaatattatgtatttcaAAATCTATGCGTGATGAAT
Coding sequences:
- the LOC133837597 gene encoding pyruvate kinase-like; translated protein: MVKLDCGPFTSHMDYKSRLQFNAPSLAYPLSGIVCTLGPASNEFEVIIKLIQAGMRVIRMNFSHGSHEYHCRVIKVAQQAIECYAKHIGVYKPVAIALDTRGPEIRTGQVSGNDATLINLTQGESIKLSTKKDLENKCTKDILYVDYDNLPKIVKPCDIVYVDDGLIGLRVKEVSGVEVLCEILNSAKLGSHKGVNLPGLPIDLPSVSEKDKSDLLFGVEHNVDLVFASFIRCKNDLKDIRDVMGTKGKHIKIISKIENQQGMQNIDEIIAASDGIMVARGDLGIEIPTEDVLLAQKSIIAKCNKAGKPVICATQMLESMVSKPRPTRAEASDVGNAIFDGADCVMLSGETAKGKYPVECVKCMANICAKIESVLWYEHIQNEVRSVIKNSGLDGLTSITSGIAEIASLGQAKAIIVVSYCPVVAQLLSQYRPRCAIIMLTQCPRVARQAVIFRGIFPIVIEEMVNGCNDFGSILSSGIKQMVMMQLVDVDKDVKLMTVDALQAKKISFRLLTVKHKSTQAKCQETIQAQTKGIKDRSMKSEIIKKCKKQTDKSKSPEQIEKCKKLAERRKHREQAKKEREEKKNAEARDRICKKLLSQAKKHKDDDK